The Siansivirga zeaxanthinifaciens CC-SAMT-1 region TTAATCCAATACCAATAACACCAAATAGTGTTGTCATTGGCAGATTTTGTAAAATTAGATTTTACTTGTTGAAAGTTTTCTTTGCTCATTTGGCTCCAACTTTTCCAGGAACCCATTAAAAAAAGCATTATAAAAACACAACTTAGCTTTATTGGTAATTTCATTTCTTTTTGTATTTCATATATGTAAAATTATATTTTTTAAGCGGTCACATATGTTATCGCCTTTTTACTCATTGGTGTTTGCTTCACTGAGTCAATAGTTTCATATGTGTTCAGCGAATTTCATTTGCTTGAGCAAACTTCTAGTTACTGGCGATTTCATATCAAAATAAGTTTTAAACACCTTACAATTAGTTTATTAGCGTAAAAACCTTAAACCCAAACTGAAGTATTTAAACTAAACCTTGATTATTTTTAGTTATTTATAAGTTGCTTTTATAAGCCAATTTTGTGATGACAATCTAAACTTTAAAAATTTATCATCCTCAGACACCCCACTATTCATACCCTTGTTTGCTTTCCCTTTTTCCCACAACACAACACCATTAAACGCTACTTTACTAATTTCTTTTCCTGCCTTTGGTATACCAACAATTACCGTAGTTTTCCAAACTTCAGGAGATTTTAAATTTAAAGTATATGTGCTATCAGTCTTTTCCACATCAATAATTATATCACCTATTACCGCCGGTATGGTTTGCTTTAATTTTTTTAAATGAACTAGATTAGGCATGATTTCATATTCACTCCAAGCCACTTTAGTAGGTACAACTCCTGCAATATATTTTGATAAAATAGTATTAGGCGCATTCCAAGCATGGTTGTAACTTCCGCCATTAGGAAACATTTCGTACAACGTTGTCATCTCCTTTTTATCAACCTGACTTTGATATTGGTCTTTCATTCTTTGTAAAGACTCCTTATGTCTGCCAGCAATACACATGGCCTCTTCTGCAATCCATTCAAAATGCGGACTCGAAAAACGGTTTGGAATTAATACATTATCAACAATCTGGTTGTAATATTCTGGTTTTGCAATACCCGAAACAATGGCAATAGCATTGGCCCTATCATCCTTTAGATTTTCAGGATTAGAACTGTAAAAACCATTTTTCCAATAGGCTTTGTCAAAAGCTGGCTTCATTGTTTGCAATCTATTGGTATACCATTTAATATCATCCTGTTTACCTAAAACTTCTGCCATTTTTTTAGCTTCATTCAATGCCAAATAATAAAAAGCTGCTTGAATAGGCTCGCTATCGATGGTGTTTTTTACGCCCCAATCTACCCAATCCCAAGCATCTGGACTTTTCCCTTTGCGGTATTCTGGCAGTCCGTTTTCTTTCATAGGGAATAAAGCTAGATAATTATACATGTATGGATACACTTTTTCCAAGGTTTCTTTATCTCCTGTATTTAAATAATAGGTCCAAACGCATTGTGCAATAAACTGCAAACTTTGCGCAACCAATTCACGCACTCTAAGCGGTCCTAATGCACCAATAACTCCGTTTTCGTTAAATGCCAAGGTTTGTAAAATAGCCTTCTTTAATAACTGACGACCCGCATTGTCCATCGAATAAAAAATATAGCCTGTTTGGTCGGCTACATCACCTATCCATAAAGTACGCTCTCTATCTGGGCAATCCATAAAATTATCACGTGCACAAACAAATAAGGTGTTGTTCCCCATCCACCATAAGCGTTGGTAAAAAGCATCATCAACTTCAAATGTACCTGCCATTTCCCCCACACTCATCCAGCGGTATTTTAAGGCTTTTACCTTAACACCTGCAGGAATGGTATATTTTATTTCATGACCATTCATCCACGAAAAGCTTTCGAAAGATTGTGTTCCTGCTTTAGTAATGTAAGTTGCTGTAATTCCATTACGTTTATTATCAGTAGTTATAAAAATGGTATCTCCTGCTTTTTTAGCCTCAATTTCAAAATATGGGGTAATTTGTTTATTGAAAGGAAGCTTACACTTAATGGTTTCGCCTTTGCTTGTAAATGGTAATTTTAAATCAGTGGTATTGGCATAATCCTGTAATCCGTGATTGATTAAATGAGGCATAATATTAGGTTCTAAATTATACCAAGGTGCAGTACCAGCCACACCTTTTTCAATGGCTTTAGGCCAGTTTTTATCTGAAAAACCTGAAGTGTACCACGCCTTATCTGACCAATCGTTCATGGCTTTTTGTGAATCATATTTTATACTGTACTGAACTAAAGCTTTACTAGAAGGTTCAATAGTGTTATCATAAGCAGGATGTTGTATCGCTTTCCATGAAGCATCTGAAACCACTTTCTGACCACCAATATTCACCGAAAACAAAAGACCTCCTTTTTTACTATCAATATGAGTTCCTTTGTGTGTTTCACGTCCCCAATACCACACCAAAATGGCAATGGTATTCTCACCCTTTTTTAAATACGGTTGAATATTGTCAGTCTCATACCACGAATTTGCTGGTGTTATTTTGTTTTTTCTATCCCATTCTCCTGCTTGACTTGGACCTCTTGACAAACCTCCTTCAAAGAGCACCATTTCGCCATTAATCCATAACCAAAATTTACTATCGACTGAAATATTTGCTTCAACAGTTTCTGGAATTTCATTTATAAAAATTGTTTTTCTAAAACTCATCCAGGTGTTGGATGGCCCATCTTCTTGTTGCCATATCCATTGTGCGCCTTGCCAGTTAGGCGTTTGAGAAAAACTGAATGACGTTAATAAAATTAAACTTAAAGAAGCAATGAATTTTGTTGTTTTTTTACTTATTGGGATCATTTGTGTTTTTTATAATTGAGTTTTAATTGTGTTATTATTAATAATTTTGTTAATCGTAATGTTGTTAATTTTATAAAATTGTAAACAAGAAAAACCTATTTAATAATAAGTTTTGAGTAATAAAACCTGTTATCATCTGTACCCACTTTGATAAGATATAGACCAGATTTAAAAACACCGTTATTCTTTACCAATAGGTTATCATTAGTTACTTTAAAATAAACCAACTTCCCAAAAACATCATAAATGTTTACTGTTACTTTTCCGAGTTTTTTAAACTCAAGGCTAAACTCATGTTCAGCCGGATTTGGATGAAGTTTGACAAAAGTTGTATTTTTTACAAAATCATCTGTACTAAGTGGATTTGTTGTTCTACGTTCTAATTGAGCCAAAAATAAATCTGGTTGAGCTATCCACTCTCCAACACCCGAAACTTCGACTAATTGACTATTTACTTTGTCTATTGGTGAACTTTGTTTACGAGCACCTTCAACCCCTATGTAATTTAAATAACTAAATCCATCTGTTTCAGCAGGTTCTATTTCGATATCAGGAACTATATTTTTATAGGTAATCCCCCAATAAGTATTTCTAAAACCGCAATTAGGACCTCTTTCTCTGCCTGGAACACCTATCTGATTAGAACCACTATTCCACCACATACGCTCTGGTCTGCCAAGATCTATATTTGTCCAAAGATTGGCGTATGGAAAATTTCTATGATTATCAAAAGCAATCGCCACTCCTTTACCCTTTCGAAAAACATTAAAAGCAGCCGTGCCTTCTACAGTTAATTCGTGCCAATGAATTTCTTTAAACTCAAAATCTTCAAAAAGATTATAATACCCTTGATACACTTCCAACGGATGATGCCCACCCCCAGCTTGTTGTTTCATTCTATAAATAAATGTACTCTTTGGTTCAACTGGTGGTAAGGGTATGTTTCTTTTTTCATCCCGTATTACAACACCACTTATTGTATTATAACAACTTTTTCCACGAATGCTAATGCCATACTCTAAGTCTACTAATTCAACATTTCTTACCCAACAATTAATTACTTGATTTAATTGTAAAATCTTGAATCCTCTGTATATATTATGTACAAAAGCTTCACTATTATTACAAACAAATGAAATATTTTCTATACCCATTTCTGAAATGGTCGTATCCATATTCATTTTCCTAATGTAAGGAGACCAAGTTGTTCTAACCTCTATAGGTAATGGTCTATCAAATGTAATCGTATTACCATTTACTGCTGTTACGTATGCATACCAGGTAAATATGGTAGGATAAATAGAAAGATCTTTGGTGCTAGCACCAATAGCATCAATATTACCAAATAAGTAACTTGATAAAGATTCATCTGCAGGATCTTTTTGTTCTAATTGAATAAAATCACCCACACTCAGTGTGTTTCCAGCTGTAACATTAAACTGATTTAAACCTTGTGAAACATCAGATTGTACACTTCCAATATTAATGCGTTTAAAACTACCACTCATACTTATATGATATCCAGTTGTAGAAGATGTTGCGTCTGGAAAATAAAATGTAGTTAGAGGCTTTCCATTTAAATCAACTTCACCTCTAAGAACAACACCAGATATATTTAATAACAATGGGTTGTCAATAACCCAGGTTCCCTTTGGAATGAAAATAGCCCCACGTTGATTTCTAGGCAGAGAAGCTTGCTGGTTAATTAAACTTTGTATAGCAGCACTATCATCAATAGCATCGTTAGGTATTGCTCCTGTTGTGCTAAGATTAGAAACTATGGGAATATCTGGCAAAGGTTCATTTGATGATTTATATCCTGCATAAGAAAAATCAGGAAGTCGTCCAGCTGGATCCCAATTAACACCATTAGCCCCCCATAAGGAACTCTCTTTTACTTGAGATTGAGCCAAAAATACTGTTCCAAAAACAAATAGTAAAAGACTTAAATATTTAATTGTTTTATATTTCATAATTAATAGTTTTCTGTTTATAATTGTTTAAATAAGGGTATTCTAATAGTTATTTTAGTTTAAAATATTGTAGCCATTTGGGTAAAAATTGTTATTTCTATACTCGTTATCTCATTATTTATCGAAATGTATTTATATGATGTCTTATACAGGACAAACTGATATTAATTCATAACCAAAATACTATCTCAAGAAATCCGCACTTATCCCTGATTGAACATTTCATCTAATGTTACTGTTTTTTTCAAAACCCACCCAAGTGTTGGCATATCCATTTTTTTGTTTTCATACCCATTGAGCATCTTCTAAATTTGATGTTTGAGTAAAACTAAATGATGCTTAAAGTGCTAAGCTAAAAATTAAACTAACTTGTACTATTCCTCTATTTTTGTAATCCATAATATTTTTTTAAGCACTAATTATCTTTTATTCGATAAATTTAAAACAAGTATTTACGTATTTTATCCTGTACTGTCACGCATATAATAAGCAGACTATAAACTCTCAAAACAATTATCAATAATATTTTAATAACTTAAAGTTAAATTGAAGTAATTAAACAAATAATTATACACCTAAGTTTATAATAACAAATTCTAATAGTATAGGTTTAATGGCTTTTATTCTTTACTTTTTTTTGTTTTATAATCAAACCCAATAGTAAACTAAGTCATTTATTCTTATTTGTATCTTTCGTAAATGCTTTATAATATATAAAAAACATTTTTATAGTAATGGCAACTTATATGTAGCTTTTTTTTAACTAACTGGAATCTTTAGTTTGAAATTACGTACCTAACGTAATCTATTTTTTTCGAGAATAAAATGCTATTAACTAAAACAAAATCAGTGATTTTTAATGAATTTAGTTATCATTATTTTGTGATTTATCTGGTTTAAAAAAGACAGACAAACATATTTAACAGTATACAAAAGCCTAATTAGCACCTGCAGCAACGTTTCCCCCTTCGTTATAAATTTTCAACAAATTAACGAAAGGAACATCATGAACATCTTCCTCTGTTTTATAATTGGGGTTTAATTTTGGCCAATATGCTGCTTTTACATTTTTTTTTGACCAAACCATTAATTTATCAAATAACCTATTAGTGAGATCAGGCATTTGTTTTGCAAGATTATTAGTTTCCGAAATATCTGTTTCTATATTAAATAATTTTAAACGACCGTGCCAATCAAAAATTAACTTATAGTCCCCTTCACGAATAGCTGAATGTGGTGTTAAACTCAATCCGTCGTATGGATTATTATAAATTACATTAAATGGATAATACCAATAATATGTCTTGCGTTGATAACTATTTTGTTTGTTATTTACATCACTTAACAAGCCATATAAACTTCTACCATCAATACCATTTTCCTTATTATAATGTATTTCGGGATTATGATTTGCCGCTTCTAATAGCGTAGGGAAAATATCATTACAATCTACGACCTGATGACTCCATTTACCTTTTGCAATAGTTCCTTTCCATCTAAAAACTAGAGGTATCCTAATGCCTCCTTCGTTTAAACAAGCCTTTCCTCCCGTAAGAGGATAATTACTTGTTATTTTTCCATTTGGAGTTACTCTATAATCTATTCCTCCATTATCTGACATAAAAACAACTAAGGTATTTTCCTCTAAACCTAATTCTTGTAATTTATTCAAAATCGAACCAACAGAATTATCTAAAGCTTTTATCATTGCTGCATAATATTCGTTCTTATGGTTATTCCATCCTTTTGTTTTTTTATTTTTAAAATAATTAACATCTTCATTTTTAGCTTCATATGGACCATGAACTGCAAAATGAGATAGATACAAAAAGAAAGGTTGGTCCTTAGATTTAGATCGCTTTTCGATAAACCGAATAGCTTGCTCGGTCAAATCATCGGTTAAATAATTCATTCCTGTCTCTTCGCCACTATCACCTAAATAATTATAGTCTTGTGGAGCATTTGGAAATCTTGATTTTGAACGATTGTTCCATATGGACCGCCAGTTAAGGTATTTTGAAGCACCTGCATCGAACCAAGCAGGGGCTTCGTTAAATCCTTGATCAAAAGGCGTGTAACCTTTGGCACCGTGTCCTCCCAAATGCCACTTACCTATAAAACAAGAATAATAATCGGAGAGAGCTTCGGGAATAGTCATTTCATCCCATCCGTTGTCTGGTGAAGCTCCCGATGGAAGCGCTGTGTTTGAACTTCCATTGAGCCAAGCCATTTCAATTTTAATGTTATCGCCATGATTAATTACATCGTGTGCATAACTACCTAATGGAACAGGTAAATTTTGATTATAGTAGGTTGCCCTTTCAGGTGTTGCTGTTGTAAAACCAAGCCTTGCAGCATACTTTCCAGTAATTAGGCTTGCACGGGTAGGAGAACATAACTGATTTACATAAGCTTGGTCAAAAGCAACACCTTCTGCTACCAAACGGTCAATATTAGGAGTTTCATAATACATTAAATTTTTACTAACACCTAATGTGCGTTCGGCATAAGCCTGTACATCCATATAACCAAAATCATCGGCTAATATGAATATAATGTTAGGCTTGTGTTTAGCTTTATTATTACTAGAACTAATTAAAGTTATTAAAACAACAAATACAAATAGATAAAATCTCATAATGTGTTTATTTAAATTATGTTTACTAGTAAAATTAGGTAATTTATTTTGGCTCTGTTTATTTTAAAACTTTATCTTTTTTAACATTTGAACATGATATGGACTAAAATGTAAGTATTTGGCAAATTAATACTTATTATTATAAAATGATGATAAATTAAGTACAATCGACTTACCTCCAACTTCCTGTTTTTGCTTTAATTGATTTATTGGTTTTCAGTTTATTATTTGGTGTTCTAGAACCAACTAAAAGACATAATAAAGGGCCTAAAAAATATTACTGGTTTTGATTTTAATTTATTTTCATTTAAATTTTATGTTAGAATATGCATTGGGCATACCTTTTTAAATTGCTCCCATACCTATTTAAAATAAAGATATTAACCTTACAACATTGTCATGAAGGTGTTTTTCTTCAAGAAAACATATTTAACCCCCTGTTTAAATTTAAAATCCTTTATATGTGTCAAAAAGACAGTTGCCTAGACATTAATCTTCAAAAACACCATATCTAAATTCAAATTTTTCGAAAGCAAAAGACCCTATTTTTGTATCCACATTAACTTCAGATCCAGACTTCCCATCACTACGCGCAGTGGTAGTAACACTTTTCCATTTCGTAAATAAATGTGGGTTTGGATTTTCATAATTTTTATAGGCTTTATATCCTTCAGGTGTTAATATACGATTTGCAGCTCCTTTATTATCGAAACCACTTTTTACAAAATTCGAGTTGTTTACTAAAAAATTTTGAAGTTTATTATTCTCTTTTCCGTAAGATTTACTTCTGTAATACAGCGTAGTTCCTACTGGAAATGCAGTAAAGAATGAAACATTTACTGCTTCACTTTCTATATAGTTAATTGATTGACTATTGTAATTATAAATTAAAACGTCATACTCGTTTTGAGTTTCATCTTTAGCAAAAATAGCATCCAACTCGTTGGTAGCTGTATTTGGATTTCCGGTTATACTAGTTTCATAACGAACCATACCCAACATAGACTTTATCTCTTTAATGCCTTCAGGATCTTCACTACCTATTCCATTTGCCCACCTGTAAATATATTTTAACCCTTTGCTATTATATTTATAAAACATGTTGGACAAAACCAATTCTACAATGTCTCTATGTGTAGTTTCACAAGTAATTAGCACACCTCTTCCATCTGCTCCATTCATAGTGGTTACCGTGCTATATTCCATGAGATCTATTGTTGTGTTAGCATTCCATTTTGGATTACTAATAAGGGGCGCGAAACTTTTAGCATACTTGTCTCGCATGTTCCTTGAGCTACTGTCCCCAATTTTAATGTAATCTGAAAGCCCCCAAAAGTCACATTTTACATTATTCGCAAAGTTATAATCTATGAGGTCTTCTATAAAGGACGCAAAAGGTTCGCCTTTGTAATTTAACATCTTTCCTGTTTTAAGAAAACCATGTTCTCTAGTATGCAAACCTACTATGGCATTTGGTAAAACAGATCTTACGGCACTTTCAGTATTTGCAAAATGTTCTATAAAGTCTTGTTTGGTACCATACCAATGTTCTGGCGTTTCTATTTCAGAACCTACTCTAAAACGCCATGACAAAACTTTTTCTTTACCATAGGTCTCAACCAACTTAACCATCAAAGCTTTTATAAAATCATGATAGGCCCGTTTATCAGCTGGTGGGAGGGAGTTACCATATTTAGACATTCTTTCATTTTCACGAAAATTAATATTATCTCTTGTACCAGTTGGAATGAATTTGTAACCATGTTGAAATGCCCATGGTGGTTGATCTAAAGCAATTTGAAAAATTTCTGTCTTTGAATTAATTAGTTTATCTAACCTTTCAATAAGAGGTTCCCATCTGTAAACGTAAACGTTATTAATTGAGTCGTACAAACATGGATCAAAATCCAAATCCATATAAGGAACTCCATTTACAACTTTTATTATCCCTTCAATCATCCTAACAATGTTCATCTTAAGTCCAGGTCGAATAGTAGACCCATTTCTTGGGCTTATTCTATTAGCAGCATTCCAAACATCATGAATTGGAAATTTCCTTTTACTTTCACTTGTAAAATCTGTAGAAAATTTTACTTGTGCTTGTATAGAAATTGAAATTATAAACCACAAAAAAGAAAGAACAATAATTTTCATATATAAAAAAATCAAGTACAAAAGATAATATATTAAATAAAAAAACAATTGATACCCTGTATTGTCCTGTATACTCCTTATTTATTTTAAAATTTAAGGTTAGAATTATTGTTGATATATGTAATATCTAGAAACTGGCTCCATTATCCAATATACTTAAGCCCATACCATAAAAGAGGAATTGTAAAAACCAAATGGTTAATACAATTGCTTAATACATTACATTTTTAATAAGAGGCGT contains the following coding sequences:
- a CDS encoding alpha-L-rhamnosidase-related protein, whose product is MIPISKKTTKFIASLSLILLTSFSFSQTPNWQGAQWIWQQEDGPSNTWMSFRKTIFINEIPETVEANISVDSKFWLWINGEMVLFEGGLSRGPSQAGEWDRKNKITPANSWYETDNIQPYLKKGENTIAILVWYWGRETHKGTHIDSKKGGLLFSVNIGGQKVVSDASWKAIQHPAYDNTIEPSSKALVQYSIKYDSQKAMNDWSDKAWYTSGFSDKNWPKAIEKGVAGTAPWYNLEPNIMPHLINHGLQDYANTTDLKLPFTSKGETIKCKLPFNKQITPYFEIEAKKAGDTIFITTDNKRNGITATYITKAGTQSFESFSWMNGHEIKYTIPAGVKVKALKYRWMSVGEMAGTFEVDDAFYQRLWWMGNNTLFVCARDNFMDCPDRERTLWIGDVADQTGYIFYSMDNAGRQLLKKAILQTLAFNENGVIGALGPLRVRELVAQSLQFIAQCVWTYYLNTGDKETLEKVYPYMYNYLALFPMKENGLPEYRKGKSPDAWDWVDWGVKNTIDSEPIQAAFYYLALNEAKKMAEVLGKQDDIKWYTNRLQTMKPAFDKAYWKNGFYSSNPENLKDDRANAIAIVSGIAKPEYYNQIVDNVLIPNRFSSPHFEWIAEEAMCIAGRHKESLQRMKDQYQSQVDKKEMTTLYEMFPNGGSYNHAWNAPNTILSKYIAGVVPTKVAWSEYEIMPNLVHLKKLKQTIPAVIGDIIIDVEKTDSTYTLNLKSPEVWKTTVIVGIPKAGKEISKVAFNGVVLWEKGKANKGMNSGVSEDDKFLKFRLSSQNWLIKATYK
- a CDS encoding T9SS type A sorting domain-containing protein, with amino-acid sequence MKYKTIKYLSLLLFVFGTVFLAQSQVKESSLWGANGVNWDPAGRLPDFSYAGYKSSNEPLPDIPIVSNLSTTGAIPNDAIDDSAAIQSLINQQASLPRNQRGAIFIPKGTWVIDNPLLLNISGVVLRGEVDLNGKPLTTFYFPDATSSTTGYHISMSGSFKRINIGSVQSDVSQGLNQFNVTAGNTLSVGDFIQLEQKDPADESLSSYLFGNIDAIGASTKDLSIYPTIFTWYAYVTAVNGNTITFDRPLPIEVRTTWSPYIRKMNMDTTISEMGIENISFVCNNSEAFVHNIYRGFKILQLNQVINCWVRNVELVDLEYGISIRGKSCYNTISGVVIRDEKRNIPLPPVEPKSTFIYRMKQQAGGGHHPLEVYQGYYNLFEDFEFKEIHWHELTVEGTAAFNVFRKGKGVAIAFDNHRNFPYANLWTNIDLGRPERMWWNSGSNQIGVPGRERGPNCGFRNTYWGITYKNIVPDIEIEPAETDGFSYLNYIGVEGARKQSSPIDKVNSQLVEVSGVGEWIAQPDLFLAQLERRTTNPLSTDDFVKNTTFVKLHPNPAEHEFSLEFKKLGKVTVNIYDVFGKLVYFKVTNDNLLVKNNGVFKSGLYLIKVGTDDNRFYYSKLIIK
- a CDS encoding sulfatase; translated protein: MRFYLFVFVVLITLISSSNNKAKHKPNIIFILADDFGYMDVQAYAERTLGVSKNLMYYETPNIDRLVAEGVAFDQAYVNQLCSPTRASLITGKYAARLGFTTATPERATYYNQNLPVPLGSYAHDVINHGDNIKIEMAWLNGSSNTALPSGASPDNGWDEMTIPEALSDYYSCFIGKWHLGGHGAKGYTPFDQGFNEAPAWFDAGASKYLNWRSIWNNRSKSRFPNAPQDYNYLGDSGEETGMNYLTDDLTEQAIRFIEKRSKSKDQPFFLYLSHFAVHGPYEAKNEDVNYFKNKKTKGWNNHKNEYYAAMIKALDNSVGSILNKLQELGLEENTLVVFMSDNGGIDYRVTPNGKITSNYPLTGGKACLNEGGIRIPLVFRWKGTIAKGKWSHQVVDCNDIFPTLLEAANHNPEIHYNKENGIDGRSLYGLLSDVNNKQNSYQRKTYYWYYPFNVIYNNPYDGLSLTPHSAIREGDYKLIFDWHGRLKLFNIETDISETNNLAKQMPDLTNRLFDKLMVWSKKNVKAAYWPKLNPNYKTEEDVHDVPFVNLLKIYNEGGNVAAGAN
- a CDS encoding GH39 family glycosyl hydrolase translates to MKIIVLSFLWFIISISIQAQVKFSTDFTSESKRKFPIHDVWNAANRISPRNGSTIRPGLKMNIVRMIEGIIKVVNGVPYMDLDFDPCLYDSINNVYVYRWEPLIERLDKLINSKTEIFQIALDQPPWAFQHGYKFIPTGTRDNINFRENERMSKYGNSLPPADKRAYHDFIKALMVKLVETYGKEKVLSWRFRVGSEIETPEHWYGTKQDFIEHFANTESAVRSVLPNAIVGLHTREHGFLKTGKMLNYKGEPFASFIEDLIDYNFANNVKCDFWGLSDYIKIGDSSSRNMRDKYAKSFAPLISNPKWNANTTIDLMEYSTVTTMNGADGRGVLITCETTHRDIVELVLSNMFYKYNSKGLKYIYRWANGIGSEDPEGIKEIKSMLGMVRYETSITGNPNTATNELDAIFAKDETQNEYDVLIYNYNSQSINYIESEAVNVSFFTAFPVGTTLYYRSKSYGKENNKLQNFLVNNSNFVKSGFDNKGAANRILTPEGYKAYKNYENPNPHLFTKWKSVTTTARSDGKSGSEVNVDTKIGSFAFEKFEFRYGVFED